In Gracilibacillus salitolerans, the sequence CTGGTATCGAAATTAAACTTTCGACCGCTCCAAGACTTTCCGCTAAGGTGAAATAATCAACTTTGCTCAATACTTGATCCGCTTTTTCTCCACTGCCGACATCAAATGCAATCATGCCTCCAAAACCTTCTGCCTGCTGTTTGGTGACATTATGTCCAGCATGTGATGTTAAGCCTGGGTAATATACCTTCTCAACATTTGGATGGTGGTCAAGATAAGCTGCAATTTTGTTCGCATTTTTTTCGATTGCTTCCATACGTAATCCTAATGTCTTGATACCACGCATTAACAACCATGAATCCTGTGGTCCTAAGACAGCACCAACAGAGTTTTGAATAAAATGGATTTCTTCAGCCAGTTTTTCGTCCTTTACAACTGCAAGCCCTGATACAACGTCACTGTGACCACCGATGTATTTCGTTGCACTGTGTAAGACAATATCCGCACCGAAATCTAATGGCGTTTGCAAGTATGGTGTCGCGAATGTATTATCAACCACTAATAAAAGATGATGCTTATCAGCGATTTCTTTCATTTTTTTCAAGTCGGTGACTTTCAACAATGGATTGGTCGGTGTTTCAATATATAGCATTTTCGTATTTGGCTTAATCGCTGCTTCTATCGCTGCGATATCACTTGTATCAACAAATGTGTGTCCGAGGTCAATACGATTTAACACTTTGGTTGTTAAACGATAGGTTCCACCATATACATCGTCTGTTAACACGACATGATCACCAGCTTTGAGCAACATCATAACAGTTGTGATTGCCGCCATTCCTGATGCAAAAGCAAAGCCTGCTTTACCGTTCTCTAATTCTGCGGTGACTGTTTCTAATGCATGTCGTGTCGGGTTACCTGTTCTGGAATATTCGTAACCAGTGTGTTTTCCGGCTTCTGGTTGTCTGTAAGTACTTACTTGATAAATCGGTACAGATACGGCACCTGTTCTTTCATCCCCTGTAATACCGCCATGTACCATTTTTGTTTTACGTTTCATAACTATTCCTCCTACGAATCAAACGTATAATGTGAGACTTCCATCATTGCGAAACTGACTTATCAGGGTGTTAGCGTCCGTTATCCTTCCTTTTGCTTCTTTGAAATACTCAAACCATAAAGTGAAGAGTTAAGGACGATTACCCCCCTAATAAATATCTTTACTTAAATATCGTTCACTACTATCTGGAAAAATGGTAACGATGTTGCTACCTGACTTGGCATTCTCCGCTTCACGTAAAGCGGCAACCATCGCTGCACCTGATGAGCTTCCTACCAGTAGTCCTTCTTTTTTTGCCAGTTGTTGTACCATATCAAAAGCTACATCATCATCAATCGTATGAATTTCATCGAATAATGCACGATCCATATAGTCTGGTAAAAATTCCATACCGATTCCTTCTGTACGATGGGGTCCCACTTCACCACCAGCAATAATCGACCCTTCAGGTTCCACAATTACTGTTTTTGTTGTTGGATTTTTATCTTTGAAATAACGGGCAGCTCCCATAAAGGTGCCCCCTGTTCCTGCACCTGCAACAAAAACAGATATCTCATCCTTTAAGTCATTCTCAATCTCTGGAGCTAATGTTTTATAATAAGTTTCTGGGTTTGCTGGATTTCCAAATTGCTGTGGAGCATAACTGTTCGGGATTTCTGAAAGCAGCTGTTTGGTTTTCTCGATCGCTCCACGCATTCCTTCATCTCTAGGCGTATGGACAACTTCTGCTCCTAAAGCTTTCATTAATAATTGCTTTTCCTGACTAAAGTGTTCTGGAACAACGAAAATAACACTAAATCCTCTATTAACAGCAGCCAAGGCAATTCCGATCCCTGTATTACCAGCCGTAGGTTCGATAATCGTTCCACCTGGTTTCAACTCACCAGATTGCAGCGCTGTTTCGATCAAATTGATTCCTAAACGATCTTTAATACTGCCACCAGGGTTAAAGAATTCTAATTTTGCAAAAAGCCGTACACCGTCCGGGAGTACGAAATTCGATAGCTCCATTAACGGTGTACCACCGATCAATTGTTGTATATTTTTATAAAGTGCCAATCTAATCCCTCTTTTATTCAGCAAACACGATGTGCCATTCGTCTTTTCCAGCTAACATATTTCTAGCGATGTCTTTTGCACCTTCCAAGCTATGGTTAGCTGCCCAGCCGCATTGGACTTCATTACATGCTGGTACATCTGTAGCTTCTACTACATCCTGCAAGGTCTTTTCTAATGCTTCTACTACGTCCTCAAAACTGTCATTGTTCAGGATGGCAAGGTAAAAACCGGTTTGGCATCCCATCGGACTGATATCCAATACATTATCAATGTGATTTCGAATGTTTTCTGCCATTAAGTGTTCAATCGAATGAAGTCCTGCCATATCCATATGGTCTTTGTTCGGTTGACAGAAACGAATATCATATTTATAAACTTTATCACTATTCTCTCCTGTAGTAACTCCTACGAGGCGTACGTATGGTGCTTTTACTTTGGTATGATCTAAATTAAAGCTTTCAACATTCATTTTTTTAGTCATCTTCCAATCACTCCTCTTATTATTTTTCCGCTACAAATAACCAAACAAATTTATTCCGCTGTTTCGCTTCGAAATGAAATCCATTTTGTTCAAAAAGCTGACGTATATCCTCTAATTGAGGATAGTATTCTCTGTTTAAATCCTCCAGTAATTCATGATAGCCCAATTCATGTGCTTCTTGTTTGATTTGCTCTTCTGCCTGTTTATTCTCATAAACTGTATCCGCAAATACTACACGACCACCATCCGCTATCAAAGAATAAAACTTAGCAATCGCTATGTTCTTTTCTTCTTTTGTTAAATGGTGGAAAGCATACGTACTTACAATCGTATCTACTGGTTTATCCGGTAATGGAAATTCAAGAAAATCCCCTTCATAAAGAGCTAATTCAGGTAATTTTTCCTTTGCTAACTCTCTCATCGGTTCTGATGGTTCAACCCCAATTACTTGTAAATCTTTAGCCAATATCTTTTCCGTTAAATTGCCAGTGCCAACACCGAACTCCATTACTGTACCTCTAGCCAACTGAGCAACTTCATTTAATATTGTATCATATCCTTCGAATACATCTCTATACTGAGGATCATGTCCAGTTACAGCTTCATCATACGTAGAAGCCCACTCCTCAAACACTTCCAAAAACTCTCTCCCCATGATAAATTCCTCCATCTATGTTAATTCATACTATTTTACTCTGTTTTATCGGAATTGACACTAATATAGCACAAAAACCTCTAATATGCAAAAGTGTGATTTGGGTAAGATTGCATATAGAAAAAGAGCAAGTATCCGAAGATACTTGCTCCTACTTCCTTATTCTTCATCATTCGGGAAAACTCTTTCGATCATATTTCCAATACGTCTGAAAAAGCCTTCTACCGGTTCGCCCCTGTCTACATCATTAGCATATTCATCTGCTAAATCAAAGAAATCTGGGTTTGTCGAAATATAAACATTGTCAATATCATTGTTAACAGATTTAACTGCTTTTGTGATTTCTTCTCTTGTTTCTTCCGTTAATTCGTCATTGTTTCGGTTTTGATTATTATTATTTGTTCGTTTATCCCATGACGCCGCTACATATGCATTATTATCAGTTGTTAATACATACACACGGTCAATTTCCGGAACATCAGACTGGATTTGTTCAGCTGCTTCTTCCGCTACATCATAATTAGTACCGTCACGTCTGGTGTTAGTCATGTTATCGGCATCTCGGTTTGTTCTACCATCAAACATGAATTGATTGTTGTCATTTTGACGAGTGTTACGGTTCATATTGTCTTGTCCACGAGCTGGATCTGTTGTTTGATTTCTATTATTAGCACGATCATTAGCTGGATCATTGGATGTTTGATTGTAGCCTATCGGTTGTGCAGGATTACCATTATATTCACCATTTTCTTGGCCATATTCATTTCCGCCACATGCTACAAGTGTTAAGGTTGCAGCAAAGGTCAATGCTAAAGCCGGCTTTGGTAATTTCATTTGTTTCCCTCCTTTTTTAAAGATCATGAATAGTATGGATGGAAACAGAACGGCTTATGTTAATTAATATTTGGTAATGAGACCAACAGTTCTTTAGACTTTTTCATTGTAAACCGCACACACTAATTAATGATTCCCCAACTAAAATGAATACAACAAATATGAAAAGCGCAAAGCGCCCGTTTAGAAACTTATGGACTGGAGACGAAACAACTGAGATAAAGGAATCACGGTGAGCTTGCGAACCGATGATGACTTATCGTAGGGCGATTCGTGGAAGTCGCCTAGTTTTTGGGTGCACGGAGCTAGACATCTCCGTTTATGCTTTCTTACCTTATAAAAAAAGGGGGATTATCCGTTGAATATTGACTACGATAAAGCATTATATTATACGCTTTGGGGGCAATGGGATGATTTGCTTGTATTAATGGTCCGAACAAATGATGACTTGCTGTCCAAAAAAATTGAACAATTTTTGCATGCCTATCATTACCCAAGTTCACAGGAATACCTGATAAATTCGCATGAACAACTTATGCATTACATTGACCATGCTTTAGTCAACCAAATGAGCCTTACACAATAAAATAATGCTGGGGAAAGGTTAAATTTGTAAAAACTATATCTTTCCTCAGCTGATCTAAATATGCATTTTGGGTTAGTGTATCACTAACCCAACAACTTATTGCCCACGATATTTAATCTCAAATAAGTCACGACGTCTATCACGCAATTGTCGCACTGTACCTGATTTACGTTGTCTTCTTAAAATTTCTAAATCCACGTCACCAACGACAACCGTTTCAATATTAGGATTACATTCACCGACAATACCATCCCGGGCAAATTCAAAATCCGACGGCGTAAAGATTCCAGATTGTGCATACTGAATATCCATGTTTTCTACTTGAGTTAAGTTTCCTACCGTACCAGCAATAACGGTATAGACTTGATTTTCCACAGCTCGAGCTTGCGCACAATATCGAACACGCAGATAGCCTTGACGATCATCTGTACAGAATGGAACAAAAATAATATTTGCTCCTTGATCAACAGCATATCTTGATAATTCAGGGAATTGAATATCGTAACAAATTTGAATCGCTATTTTTCCACAATCCGTTTCAAAAATACCAACATGATCTCCTGGTTGAATTCCCCACCATTTACGTTCATTAGGCGTTACATGGATTTTATATTGTTTTTCAATCGTACCATCTCTTCTGAACAAATAAGCTATATTATAAATATGATCATTTTCTTCAACAAAATGTGAACCGCCAATAATATTAACATTATATTTCACCGCTAAGTCCGTAAAAAGGGCAATATAATCCTCGGTAAATTCCGACAAATTGCGGATTGCCTTTGAAGGTATCTTTTCATCTATAAATGACATTAATTGAGCAGTAAAAATTTCAGGAAAAACTGCAAAATCAGAGCCAAAATCATAAGCAACATCGACATAATATTCTACTTGTTTGGCAAACTCATCAAATGATTCAATTCGCTTCATCATATATTGGATAACTGTGATTCGTACTGGAAAAGCAGTTTTAAAATGTCGTTTTGTCTGTGGAAGATAATCCACATTATTCCATTCCATCAACGTTGCATATTGTACAGATGCTTTATCATCTGGCAAATACCTTGGATTTATCCGCATTACGGTAAAGCCATTCATTATTTGAAAAGTTAATACTGGATCAAATATATTTTTATTGGTTACTTCTTCCACATACTCTCTTGGCGTCAATTGATGCTTATACTTATGATAGTTAGGAATTCTTCCTCCTATAATAATACTTTTCACATTCATTCGGCGTGCTAAATCTTTTCGCGCTTCATATAATCTCTTGCCAATTTTCATCCCTTGAAAGGAAGGATCTACCATAACCTCAATTCCATATAAATTGTAACCTTCTGGATTATGGTTTGTTATGTATCCTTCATCCGTAATATCGTCCCATGTATGTTGAGCATCATATTCATCAAAATTGATCACGAGGCTGGAGCAACTGCCTATTATCTTACCATCATATTCAACACAAAACTGG encodes:
- a CDS encoding PLP-dependent cysteine synthase family protein, translated to MALYKNIQQLIGGTPLMELSNFVLPDGVRLFAKLEFFNPGGSIKDRLGINLIETALQSGELKPGGTIIEPTAGNTGIGIALAAVNRGFSVIFVVPEHFSQEKQLLMKALGAEVVHTPRDEGMRGAIEKTKQLLSEIPNSYAPQQFGNPANPETYYKTLAPEIENDLKDEISVFVAGAGTGGTFMGAARYFKDKNPTTKTVIVEPEGSIIAGGEVGPHRTEGIGMEFLPDYMDRALFDEIHTIDDDVAFDMVQQLAKKEGLLVGSSSGAAMVAALREAENAKSGSNIVTIFPDSSERYLSKDIY
- a CDS encoding bifunctional cystathionine gamma-lyase/homocysteine desulfhydrase → MKRKTKMVHGGITGDERTGAVSVPIYQVSTYRQPEAGKHTGYEYSRTGNPTRHALETVTAELENGKAGFAFASGMAAITTVMMLLKAGDHVVLTDDVYGGTYRLTTKVLNRIDLGHTFVDTSDIAAIEAAIKPNTKMLYIETPTNPLLKVTDLKKMKEIADKHHLLLVVDNTFATPYLQTPLDFGADIVLHSATKYIGGHSDVVSGLAVVKDEKLAEEIHFIQNSVGAVLGPQDSWLLMRGIKTLGLRMEAIEKNANKIAAYLDHHPNVEKVYYPGLTSHAGHNVTKQQAEGFGGMIAFDVGSGEKADQVLSKVDYFTLAESLGAVESLISIPARMTHASIPKDRREELGITDGLIRLSIGIEDVDDLIEDLAKGLD
- a CDS encoding bifunctional GNAT family N-acetyltransferase/carbon-nitrogen hydrolase family protein, with the translated sequence MSEIDLSSFEKKIFVRNIKCEDFEQIFTLQKRCFPNMEPWKKEHLESHLDIFPEGQFCVEYDGKIIGSCSSLVINFDEYDAQHTWDDITDEGYITNHNPEGYNLYGIEVMVDPSFQGMKIGKRLYEARKDLARRMNVKSIIIGGRIPNYHKYKHQLTPREYVEEVTNKNIFDPVLTFQIMNGFTVMRINPRYLPDDKASVQYATLMEWNNVDYLPQTKRHFKTAFPVRITVIQYMMKRIESFDEFAKQVEYYVDVAYDFGSDFAVFPEIFTAQLMSFIDEKIPSKAIRNLSEFTEDYIALFTDLAVKYNVNIIGGSHFVEENDHIYNIAYLFRRDGTIEKQYKIHVTPNERKWWGIQPGDHVGIFETDCGKIAIQICYDIQFPELSRYAVDQGANIIFVPFCTDDRQGYLRVRYCAQARAVENQVYTVIAGTVGNLTQVENMDIQYAQSGIFTPSDFEFARDGIVGECNPNIETVVVGDVDLEILRRQRKSGTVRQLRDRRRDLFEIKYRGQ
- a CDS encoding S-ribosylhomocysteine lyase, whose product is MTKKMNVESFNLDHTKVKAPYVRLVGVTTGENSDKVYKYDIRFCQPNKDHMDMAGLHSIEHLMAENIRNHIDNVLDISPMGCQTGFYLAILNNDSFEDVVEALEKTLQDVVEATDVPACNEVQCGWAANHSLEGAKDIARNMLAGKDEWHIVFAE
- a CDS encoding class I SAM-dependent DNA methyltransferase; protein product: MGREFLEVFEEWASTYDEAVTGHDPQYRDVFEGYDTILNEVAQLARGTVMEFGVGTGNLTEKILAKDLQVIGVEPSEPMRELAKEKLPELALYEGDFLEFPLPDKPVDTIVSTYAFHHLTKEEKNIAIAKFYSLIADGGRVVFADTVYENKQAEEQIKQEAHELGYHELLEDLNREYYPQLEDIRQLFEQNGFHFEAKQRNKFVWLFVAEK
- a CDS encoding YhcN/YlaJ family sporulation lipoprotein → MKLPKPALALTFAATLTLVACGGNEYGQENGEYNGNPAQPIGYNQTSNDPANDRANNRNQTTDPARGQDNMNRNTRQNDNNQFMFDGRTNRDADNMTNTRRDGTNYDVAEEAAEQIQSDVPEIDRVYVLTTDNNAYVAASWDKRTNNNNQNRNNDELTEETREEITKAVKSVNNDIDNVYISTNPDFFDLADEYANDVDRGEPVEGFFRRIGNMIERVFPNDEE
- a CDS encoding YhdB family protein, which translates into the protein MNIDYDKALYYTLWGQWDDLLVLMVRTNDDLLSKKIEQFLHAYHYPSSQEYLINSHEQLMHYIDHALVNQMSLTQ